In Macadamia integrifolia cultivar HAES 741 chromosome 5, SCU_Mint_v3, whole genome shotgun sequence, a single window of DNA contains:
- the LOC122080376 gene encoding cucumber peeling cupredoxin-like codes for MASLSSFMGWLLGCMFIIAALLQGADAETTHTVGGSIGWTIPPSNFSYETWAASQTFMVGDYLFFNFTSNTTNDDVAEVYSKADYESCNKTSVSITLGSSLSTLITTAGEHYYFSTIGQNCVKNQKLAINASGTPISSPSPPSSASLTVGGFTLLLLSTIIPFFY; via the exons ATGGCTTCCTTGAGTTCTTTCATGGGTTGGTTGCTTGGATGCATGTTTATCATTGCAGCTCTACTTCAGGGAGCGGATGCTGAGACAACTCACACTGTTGGAGGTAGTATAGGATGGACTATTCCTCCTTCTAACTTCTCATATGAAACATGGGCTGCATCACAGACGTTCATGGTTGGCGATTACCTAT TTTTCAATTTCACAAGTAATACTACTAATGACGACGTGGCAGAGGTCTACTCAAAAGCTGATTATGAATCCTGCAACAAGACGAGCGTCTCTATTACTTTGGGATCATCATTAAGCACCCTCATTACTACCGCAGGAGAACACTACTACTTCTCCACCATTGGCCAAAACTGTGTAAAGAACCAGAAGCTGGCAATCAATGCTTCTGGTACTCCCATCTCCTCACCATCTCCACCCAGCTCGGCATCTCTCACTGTTGGCGGCTTCACTCTTCTTCTGCTATCCACTATCAtccctttcttttattag